The following proteins come from a genomic window of Pyxidicoccus sp. MSG2:
- a CDS encoding MXAN_0125 family MYXO-CTERM protein, with amino-acid sequence MRWMRLRARGLAAGLGLVAALGFAGAATAESEPCNCTVENQHVEPAGSCLIVDTRAYCGESIVRNTCGVPVRLVDWPLKDALCNSPKCTAELPPWQEALFHFYSTVNRDVNGTSEATYRVKIGDGAEQDFTVSADVTCESFWSEEKPEGCAAAPGALAALGVLLLTVPVARWRRRQ; translated from the coding sequence ATGCGTTGGATGCGTCTTCGGGCCCGCGGGTTGGCGGCGGGGCTCGGCTTGGTGGCGGCACTGGGATTCGCGGGAGCGGCGACGGCGGAGAGCGAGCCGTGTAACTGCACCGTCGAGAACCAGCATGTGGAGCCCGCCGGCTCATGCCTCATCGTGGACACGAGGGCGTACTGCGGCGAGAGCATCGTGCGGAACACCTGCGGCGTGCCCGTGCGGCTGGTGGACTGGCCACTCAAGGACGCACTGTGCAATAGCCCGAAGTGCACTGCGGAGCTCCCGCCCTGGCAGGAGGCGCTCTTCCACTTCTACAGCACGGTCAACCGGGACGTGAACGGCACCTCCGAGGCCACCTACCGGGTCAAGATTGGCGACGGAGCGGAACAGGACTTCACCGTCTCCGCGGATGTCACGTGCGAGTCCTTCTGGAGCGAAGAGAAACCGGAGGGCTGTGCCGCCGCTCCCGGCGCACTGGCGGCCCTCGGCGTGCTGCTGCTGACGGTGCCCGTGGCACGGTGGCGCCGGCGGCAGTGA
- a CDS encoding site-2 protease family protein gives MAEALAVVTSCQGCGTELGPRLLTCPSCHRLVHARELQRLASEADAASARGEPAVALETWRRALDLLPPASSQYAQVTARVEALSKQVDASGLREVSAAATRERQKSGMPKWLAALGTFGLLLWKFKFVLVFLLGKGKLLLLGLTKASTFFSMLLALSVYWAMWGWVFALGLIASIYVHEMGHVAALRRFGMQASAPMFIPGLGAFVRLKQSPVDAREDARVGLAGPIWGFVAAAAFFVAALFTGWKSLGAIAHAAAWLNLFNLLPVWTLDGGRGFRALSRKQRWMAVAVIGAAWFLTAEGLLVLLLLGAGFQAVAMPAAEEGDTRATVEYGALVAMLSALGWAAQQWTGAGLAM, from the coding sequence TTGGCTGAAGCCCTCGCGGTCGTCACGAGCTGCCAGGGGTGTGGCACCGAGCTGGGCCCCCGGTTGCTCACCTGTCCTTCCTGTCACCGGCTGGTCCACGCGCGCGAATTGCAGCGGCTCGCCAGTGAGGCCGACGCCGCCTCCGCGCGCGGCGAGCCGGCCGTGGCGCTGGAGACCTGGCGCCGGGCGCTGGACCTGCTGCCTCCGGCCTCCAGTCAGTACGCCCAGGTGACGGCCCGGGTGGAGGCGCTGAGCAAGCAGGTGGATGCGTCCGGGCTCCGCGAGGTCAGCGCGGCGGCGACGCGGGAGCGGCAGAAGTCGGGCATGCCGAAGTGGCTCGCCGCGCTGGGGACGTTCGGCCTGCTGCTGTGGAAGTTCAAGTTCGTCCTCGTCTTCCTGCTGGGCAAGGGGAAGCTGCTGCTGCTCGGGCTGACGAAGGCGAGCACGTTCTTCTCCATGCTGCTCGCGCTGAGCGTGTACTGGGCGATGTGGGGTTGGGTGTTCGCGCTCGGGCTGATTGCATCCATCTACGTGCACGAGATGGGGCACGTGGCGGCGCTGCGCCGCTTCGGCATGCAGGCCAGCGCGCCCATGTTCATCCCGGGACTGGGCGCCTTCGTGCGCCTCAAGCAGTCGCCGGTGGATGCGCGCGAGGATGCGCGGGTGGGACTCGCGGGGCCCATCTGGGGGTTCGTCGCCGCGGCTGCGTTCTTCGTCGCCGCGCTCTTCACCGGGTGGAAGAGCCTGGGCGCGATTGCCCATGCGGCCGCGTGGCTCAACCTCTTCAACCTGCTGCCGGTGTGGACGCTCGACGGAGGCCGTGGCTTCCGGGCGCTGTCTCGGAAGCAGCGGTGGATGGCGGTGGCCGTCATCGGCGCGGCGTGGTTCCTCACGGCGGAGGGGCTGCTGGTGCTGCTGCTGCTCGGCGCCGGGTTCCAGGCCGTGGCCATGCCCGCGGCCGAGGAGGGCGACACCCGCGCCACCGTGGAGTACGGCGCCCTCGTCGCCATGCTCAGCGCGCTGGGCTGGGCGGCGCAGCAGTGGACGGGCGCGGGGCTGGCGATGTGA
- a CDS encoding Imm49 family immunity protein — protein sequence MSLHALQQRLMEELQEHLAVIATGHPAAEVGEVYEEVEQYFQATASCALLVAADKASFQKHLCWSALARRDFLRRSRDEGSTGNFRRARSRGDALFCAAAAGDMRLAIEIGDLSPSTWNPEGEYEDDFAYHFFLHQFMKGAPSSEREVALLQLDKALSGPASPRLEVCQALHDGALEAFEMALQAVIDSYAAEQEKARAHSTDIPTFEPRSRLFIEGFALLRIAANAGLQPAERDYRLCPVLGRVKPLRDRPDDIFAELASLSPARRGPPST from the coding sequence GTGAGCCTGCACGCCCTGCAGCAACGCCTGATGGAGGAGCTCCAGGAGCACCTCGCGGTCATCGCCACGGGCCATCCCGCCGCCGAGGTGGGCGAGGTCTACGAAGAGGTGGAGCAGTACTTCCAGGCGACCGCCTCCTGCGCGCTGCTCGTCGCCGCGGACAAGGCGAGCTTCCAGAAGCACCTCTGCTGGTCCGCCCTGGCCCGTCGGGACTTCCTCCGCCGCAGCCGGGACGAGGGCAGCACCGGGAACTTCCGCCGCGCCCGGAGCCGCGGCGACGCCCTCTTCTGCGCGGCGGCCGCGGGGGACATGAGGCTCGCCATCGAAATCGGCGACCTCTCCCCCAGCACGTGGAACCCAGAGGGCGAGTACGAGGACGACTTCGCCTACCACTTCTTCCTCCACCAATTCATGAAGGGCGCCCCGTCCTCTGAGCGCGAGGTGGCCCTGCTGCAGCTCGACAAGGCCCTGAGCGGCCCCGCCTCGCCCCGCCTCGAGGTGTGCCAGGCCCTCCACGACGGCGCGCTGGAGGCGTTCGAGATGGCCCTCCAGGCCGTCATCGACTCCTACGCCGCCGAGCAGGAGAAGGCCCGCGCCCACTCCACGGACATCCCCACATTCGAGCCGCGAAGCCGCCTCTTCATCGAGGGTTTCGCACTGCTGCGCATCGCGGCCAACGCGGGGCTCCAGCCCGCGGAGCGCGACTACCGCCTCTGCCCGGTGCTCGGCCGCGTGAAGCCGCTGCGCGACCGGCCCGACGACATCTTCGCGGAGCTGGCTTCACTGTCCCCCGCCCGGCGCGGCCCACCGTCCACCTGA
- a CDS encoding imm11 family protein has product MSTLPVVWEWDVGDRFCVLEGLQHVRDEYQLSKGISRAQDFPKDACFHMSARHRKYVALADNLSNLGRSLVVSRKLKEFVEARKPRDVEFLRVSLFDHKQKLASDEYFIINPLRVVDCIDKDKSRYKWNNIDPEKMSSCSKMVLKPEALDPELLMFRPRHVEYYVMVHPELAKALEGEGFTGLRFTPIDEFQT; this is encoded by the coding sequence GTGAGTACCCTGCCTGTCGTCTGGGAGTGGGATGTCGGAGACCGCTTCTGCGTCCTCGAAGGCCTCCAGCATGTCCGGGACGAATACCAGCTCAGCAAGGGCATCAGCCGCGCCCAGGACTTCCCGAAGGATGCGTGCTTCCACATGTCTGCCCGGCACCGGAAGTACGTGGCCCTGGCGGACAACCTCAGCAACCTGGGCAGGTCGCTGGTCGTCTCCCGGAAGCTCAAGGAGTTCGTCGAGGCGCGCAAGCCCCGTGACGTCGAGTTCCTGCGCGTCTCCCTCTTCGACCACAAGCAGAAGCTGGCCAGCGACGAGTACTTCATCATCAACCCGCTCCGGGTCGTGGACTGCATCGACAAGGACAAGTCCCGGTACAAGTGGAACAACATCGACCCGGAGAAGATGAGCTCCTGCAGCAAGATGGTGCTCAAGCCAGAGGCCCTGGACCCCGAGCTGCTGATGTTCCGCCCCCGGCACGTCGAGTACTACGTCATGGTCCACCCGGAGCTGGCGAAGGCCCTGGAGGGCGAGGGCTTCACGGGGCTCCGCTTCACGCCCATCGACGAGTTCCAGACCTGA
- a CDS encoding RluA family pseudouridine synthase codes for MSEVPPPAVTYFEPPPSPAELPSRLASPFDPSPPHPLARRAAEELQSLLRRRDVAKDAGLDAPGGGKMFGVLVVASDDGRIGYLRAFSGMLGGRWHVEGFAPPLFDPIARDTFWPTGQEELRALELRHADPKGRDEVEHLRAERSRQLWRQLTDSYVLPNARGERQSLTALFEPEAPPGGAGDCAAPKLFAWAYQHRLRPLALAEFWWGAPPVTGRWLAGGYYPACQSKCGRVLPYMLEGLDVDPAPPGSTGPVPLEEPRLVFEDAWLLVVDKPHGLPSSPGRHAKQRDSVLARFQQRSPSKLSVVFALEAEASGLLLLAKDEETQAALRRQFARREADLRHVAWLDGSVAGDHGSIELPLRTTMDGHRVDAVHGKRAVSEWRVTERTGTRTRVTLLSRTRLAHQLQVHTAHPLGLGAPIVGDALYGREDTRLLLHAESLTFTHPRTGERLTFESRPPF; via the coding sequence GTGAGCGAAGTGCCCCCGCCAGCCGTGACGTACTTCGAGCCTCCGCCATCACCGGCCGAGCTGCCGTCGCGACTCGCGAGCCCGTTCGACCCGAGCCCTCCGCATCCGCTCGCGCGCCGCGCCGCCGAGGAGCTCCAGTCGCTCCTGCGCCGTAGGGACGTCGCGAAGGACGCCGGCCTCGACGCGCCCGGGGGCGGGAAGATGTTCGGGGTGCTGGTCGTCGCTTCGGACGACGGCCGCATCGGCTACCTCCGCGCGTTTTCCGGCATGCTCGGGGGACGCTGGCACGTCGAGGGCTTCGCACCGCCGCTGTTCGACCCCATCGCACGCGACACGTTCTGGCCCACGGGTCAGGAGGAGCTGCGCGCGCTGGAGCTGCGCCATGCGGACCCGAAAGGCCGCGACGAGGTCGAGCACCTGCGCGCCGAGCGCTCGCGCCAGCTCTGGCGGCAGCTCACCGACAGCTACGTGCTCCCGAACGCGCGCGGCGAGCGCCAATCCCTCACGGCCCTGTTCGAGCCCGAGGCACCGCCCGGCGGCGCGGGTGACTGCGCCGCGCCCAAGCTCTTCGCGTGGGCGTATCAGCACCGCCTGCGCCCCCTGGCGCTCGCGGAGTTCTGGTGGGGCGCGCCACCGGTGACGGGCAGGTGGCTCGCGGGTGGGTACTACCCGGCCTGCCAGTCCAAGTGCGGTCGGGTGCTGCCGTACATGCTCGAAGGGCTGGACGTGGACCCGGCGCCACCGGGGAGCACCGGCCCCGTACCGCTGGAGGAGCCACGGCTCGTGTTCGAGGACGCGTGGCTGCTCGTCGTGGACAAGCCGCACGGGCTTCCGTCCTCGCCCGGCCGGCATGCGAAGCAGCGGGACTCCGTCCTCGCCCGCTTCCAGCAGCGGAGTCCCTCGAAGCTCTCGGTCGTGTTCGCGCTCGAGGCCGAGGCCTCGGGCCTGCTCCTGCTCGCCAAGGACGAAGAGACCCAGGCAGCACTCCGCCGTCAGTTCGCGCGCCGGGAGGCGGACCTCCGCCACGTCGCCTGGCTCGACGGGTCCGTAGCCGGCGACCACGGCAGCATCGAGCTTCCGCTCCGGACGACCATGGATGGCCACCGCGTGGACGCGGTCCACGGCAAGCGCGCGGTCTCCGAGTGGCGCGTGACGGAGCGAACCGGGACGCGGACGCGCGTCACCCTCCTGTCCCGCACCCGGCTCGCGCACCAGCTCCAGGTCCACACCGCGCATCCGCTCGGGCTCGGCGCGCCCATCGTCGGGGACGCACTGTACGGCCGTGAGGACACGCGACTGCTGCTCCACGCGGAGTCGCTGACCTTCACGCACCCGCGGACCGGCGAGCGACTCACCTTCGAGAGCCGCCCGCCATTCTGA